The following nucleotide sequence is from Drosophila kikkawai strain 14028-0561.14 chromosome 2L, DkikHiC1v2, whole genome shotgun sequence.
AACGTTTTTGGTCTAAAGATTACATTGTCAGCAAGCAATGGTCTCACTGGACTCCGTTGATGTAACAGCTGCGCCGGCAAAGGAAACTAAACTCATGCATTTCTTTAGTTTCAATTAATTTGCCCCAAGTTTAACAACAAATAGTTATAGTAGGAAGTAAATAATCGAAGCCAAAGCTCGTGCCATGCAAATTCGTCGTCCGAAAGGTGTAACAGTTCCGCAGTTGATGGTGGTCACCGCTATTGGTGTGCTGGGAGGGATTTACATTTGGCAGCCACTGATATTGAAGTACAAAAACGAGAAGAAAACGGAAAGCGCCGGCGAATCGACAACTGATCCTAAAAAGTTCGAACAAGTTCAATCATTACATACACACTCGCACTCATGCACTCCTTTCCTTCTCTATTCCAGATGAGTTTCATTAACGGCCTAAAGAAGTTCGCCACAACGACTGTCGGTCTCATGGCTATCGGCGTCGGATCCACCGCTCTCATCTACACCACCCATCGCCTACTTATTAAGCCCCATTTAAACGAGAAACGCCGACTGGAGGCGGAAGCATGTGCGGAGTATCTGTTCCAGCAGGAGAAGCACGCGTCGCCAGTCGCAAGATCAAGTCCAAATCGGAGCGATTACTAATGCCCAGTGATTTTATAAAAAGCCTCTTTTTTACTTATCGAGTCTAGTGTAGGGATTAGCTACAAATTTCAATGCTGTAACCACCACGGTGGAGAATGGAATTCTACTTTcatatattacatattttcaGTTTGGGAAGAGGGGACTCTATGTCCATCCTCCAGAACCTAGCTTTCGTTTTCTTATGTTCAATTTATAGAGTAGTAAACAACGTCCATGTTATATAtccaatttgaatttttatggAAGCAATATACTTGAATTTGAATAATTAGTgaaacatacacacatacaattggttgaaaataaacatacatacatacgaaGAATAACCTAAGCATAAAAAAACGCATTAAAAAATAGATTGCAGGAGAAACCAGCCAGCTGGATCACCGCATTCCTTTGAAGAGGCTCAGGGAGCTGCTCTTTTCCTTGGCTCCCTGTTGCTCCTTCCCCCGAAGAATGGCTCTTCGCCTGTGTGGGGGTATGAAGCTCCACACCGAGAAGGTGTCGTCCAGGCCGACCGTGGCGATGTTTGTCCCATCCGGATTCCACATAAGAAATATTGTGCCGCGTTCAGAGTTGCACATGAGGTCCACCAATCGATTTAGTGAGGCCAATACCAAGATCTCACACGTCACACAGTTCATGTCATCGGGTGatactgaaaaaaatgaagaagcTAAGTTTTAGACCTAGTCGTTGGCTTCCCCAAAATGCTTACCGGGCCGAAGGACGTTGACCAGCAACTCGCCCGTAATCTTGCTAAAGGTAACCGTCTTTATGGTGATTTTGTGATCTCTTCGTTTATACGAGGCAACAAACTGGCGACGTGGGATGTTCAGGATGAATATGGAGGCAGGACGACGTTCCGCTGAAGAGAGAATACCAAAAATTATGGATGTTGAAGCCAACCTTGTGTAGATTTATTATAAGTTAAGAAAAAAACCCCGTTTCCAACTCACCCACCACCATATCCTCGCCCGTCCAGGGATGCCAATCGAAAACAACAGATCTGCCACGCAGCTTCAGTATGTGCTTCTTCAGACCCCCATCGAATATGTAAATGGTGCCGCTGTTGTCACTGGATGCAAAATACTTTTGGTTTGGGCTAAACTTAATGCTGGTGACCTTCTCGCGGTGCTCGCGAATCAGCTTGGATTTCAGCTTTGGCATGGCAAGCACCATGATTGTCCCAGTCATGGTGCCACAAACAATCTGTTCGCCGTCGGGTGACCATTCGATGCAGGTGATGCAGCCAATGGACTTGAGGAAAAACTTGCGGTACGTCACCTCGAACTCCATGTTTGATTTGACTTCCCAGAGATCCAGGACTGCGGTTAAAGCAAAGGATTAACTGAATAAACGATTTGATGGAGACTTGTGGCCTACCTGGATAGTTGCCATCGAAGCAGCCAATGGACAGATACTTGCCATTTGGCGAATACCTCAGGGCAGTCGGTGAGTCCACACTGAATATCATGGTGGTCTCGTCAAGGTTGTGCCATAGCATGATGTCCTGGCCGGATGAGATGGCCACCATGTCTTTGGGCGACCAATCCATCATATTATAGTCAACGGGACTGACAATGCCTGGCATTTCGTGGGTGGCAACCTGAATGGCAATCGGCCTTGGTCTCGGATTGCATGGCCAGTCAAAGTCTGCTGACCCACTGGTCACTGCTTCCGGCGAAGAGCCCTGCAAACTGCTGAACTGCAGCAGGCGACGTTCCTGGATGCCGAAAGTGCTGTTGATGGCTGAGATAAAGCCGCTCTGCCGCCAATAGCTGGCAGTCCACAGGGCGCCCTATTGGTAAATgtattcaaattaattatagCCAGAAATCTACTGCAAAAGCCTGCCCACCGTTTCCAGAATATCACGTTCTTCGCGCTGGCCAATAAACTTCAGATTGAGATCGACGGCATCCTGCTGGAATCGCTTCGGTATAAACCTGTCGCCGCTGCTGTGGCAAAGCACCTGACTCTTGGTCTTTGCATTCTGAAATATGGGGTACTCTATATTTCGTATTCTTGGGGATCTTGGGGATTGATTATACTTTGTAGGAGGCCGTTTCCTGCTGCCAGTTTTTGCGGCGCACTTTCGTGAAAGGCGTCAGGGACTTTTTGTCCATTTTTGAACTCTTACTGGGAGTATCGCACACACTCATCTCGACGAACATTAAAAACCATACTGATGGGGGGATAGCGCCATCTTATGTCTAATGCTTAgcacttgagagataggagaGAGTTATTACAGTTAGCAGCACATTAAGCAGTCTCCCGGAATTATTCAACTGAACTATGCAATACCCTTTAATTAtggtttgaaaaaaataatatctacATATGtaaagattaaaaaatatatcaaatattatTACGTAGGCGTTATTTCTATAGTTTTAGTCCGAAATTTGCACAGTGAAGAACCCGATCCTTTAAGTGATTTcaaaagttagcttaatgaattaaataccataaaataacacaacattATTGTATTACAAGTAATaaggaatctcccgagtcccctaaaaaaaaaagttggttttctCTGTACATCCCAACtgtcccccccccccccccccccccccctaaagtatatatattcttggcAACCATCAACCTGGCCATGTCTGCCAGAATGCCAAAaggttttttaaatcaaatgcTTAAGTCTTTATTTAACTTCTTAATGTAGTTTAGGCATACCTTATGTATAAAACTATATATGGCttacatttttcaaacttAGCTAGGATGAGGCTGAGCTGGACCGCCTTAGTGGCGTTGTCCACAGGCTGCCGCAAGACGGACAAATATCGCGCTTCTGTAGGTAGGTGTGGATGCAGTCCCGGTGGAACTGGATCTGGCAGGAACCGCATCTGATGTCCCACAGCACCAAGCCCTTGCAAAGGGTGCAGCTCTTGATATGCTCCGAGTAGCTGGAGGTGAGGTAGAAGTTCAGCTCCACGAGGCTGCGCGGCCCCAGGTAGATGTA
It contains:
- the LOC108077389 gene encoding uncharacterized protein, with protein sequence MSFINGLKKFATTTVGLMAIGVGSTALIYTTHRLLIKPHLNEKRRLEAEACAEYLFQQEKHASPVARSSPNRSDY
- the cort gene encoding protein cortex; the encoded protein is MFVEMSVCDTPSKSSKMDKKSLTPFTKVRRKNWQQETASYKNAKTKSQVLCHSSGDRFIPKRFQQDAVDLNLKFIGQREERDILETGALWTASYWRQSGFISAINSTFGIQERRLLQFSSLQGSSPEAVTSGSADFDWPCNPRPRPIAIQVATHEMPGIVSPVDYNMMDWSPKDMVAISSGQDIMLWHNLDETTMIFSVDSPTALRYSPNGKYLSIGCFDGNYPVLDLWEVKSNMEFEVTYRKFFLKSIGCITCIEWSPDGEQIVCGTMTGTIMVLAMPKLKSKLIREHREKVTSIKFSPNQKYFASSDNSGTIYIFDGGLKKHILKLRGRSVVFDWHPWTGEDMVVAERRPASIFILNIPRRQFVASYKRRDHKITIKTVTFSKITGELLVNVLRPVSPDDMNCVTCEILVLASLNRLVDLMCNSERGTIFLMWNPDGTNIATVGLDDTFSVWSFIPPHRRRAILRGKEQQGAKEKSSSLSLFKGMR